One Salvia splendens isolate huo1 chromosome 22, SspV2, whole genome shotgun sequence DNA segment encodes these proteins:
- the LOC121787221 gene encoding mitochondrial carnitine/acylcarnitine carrier-like protein, protein MGDVAKDLTAGTVGGAAQLIVGHPFDTIKVKLQSQPVPPPGQAPKYSGAIDAVKQTLAAEGPRGLYKGMGAPLATVAAFNAVLFTVRGQMEALLRSSPGTPLTVGQQVVCGAGAGVAVSFLACPTELIKCRLQAQSSLATTGPAVPPAPGGGAAAVAVAVKYGGPMDVARHVLRSEGGARGLFKGLLPTFAREVPGNAAMFGVYEGLKQYLAGGQDTSSLGRGSLILAGGLAGASFWGSVYPTDVVKSVLQVDDYKNPKYSGSVDAFRKILKSEGVKGLYKGFGPAMARSIPANAACFLAYEVTRSSLG, encoded by the exons TGTAGCTAAAGATCTAACCGCTGGGACTGTGGGAGGGGCAGCACAGTTGATAGTCGGGCATCCCTTTGACACCATTAAGGTCAAGCTCCAAAGTCAACCTGTTCCACCTCCTGGACAGGCTCCAAAATATTCCGGTGCCATAGATGCCGTGAAGCAAACATTGGCTGCTGAAGGTCCGAGGGGTTTATACAAAGGCATGGGAGCCCCACTTGCCACTGTGGCAGCCTTCAATGCAGTGCTCTTCACTGTCCGTGGCCAAATGGAGGCACTCTTGAGGTCTTCTCCTGGCACTCCTCTTACTGTCGGTCAGCAGGTTGTGTGCGGAGCTGGAGCTGGTGTGGCTGTTTCCTTCCTGGCTTGCCCCACTGAATTGATCAAGTGCAG ACTACAAGCGCAGAGTTCACTAGCAACTACTGGGCCGGCAGTTCCTCCTGCACCGGGTGGTGGTGCTGCTGCTGTTGCTGTTGCTGTCAAGTATGGAGGGCCCATGGATGTGGCAAGGCACGTTCTTCGGTCAGAAGGAGGCGCGAGGGGTCTGTTCAAGGGGTTGCTCCCAACCTTTGCCCGTGAAGTTCCTGGCAACGCAGCTATGTTTGGTGTGTATGAAGGACTGAAGCAGTATCTTGCAGGAGGGCAGGACACTTCCAGTTTGGGAAGAGGTTCGCTGATACTAGCCGGAGGGTTAGCTGGAGCTTCGTTCTGGGGTTCTGTTTATCCGACCGACGTTGTCAAGAGTGTGTTGCAAGTCGACGACTACAAGAACCCCAAGTATTCGGGCTCTGTCGATGCGTTCAGGAAGATATTGAAGTCGGAAGGAGTGAAGGGTCTGTACAAAGGGTTCGGGCCCGCGATGGCCCGTAGTATTCCTGCAAATGCAGCTTGCTTCTTGGCATATGAAGTTACCAGGTCTAGTTTAGGATGA
- the LOC121785846 gene encoding HMG-Y-related protein A-like, whose product MATEELSKPSFLPPYPQMIMEAIAAVKEADGANKSTISQYIEAKYGVLGAPNAELLNHHLTAMKDGNEILFVKNNYLLPTSDGPVKRGRGRPPKVKEGPPPAGANVGPPRPRGRPKKDPNAPPAPKKAKTAAATGPPSGRPRGRPRKVQPLQNGVEA is encoded by the exons ATGGCTACTGAAGAGCTCAGCAAACCCTCATTTCTTCCCCCATACCCGCAg ATGATTATGGAAGCAATAGCTGCAGTGAAAGAAGCAGACGGCGCAAACAAATCAACAATTTCTCAATACATAGAGGCAAAGTATGGTGTATTGGGCGCACCAAATGCTGAATTGCTCAACCATCACCTCACCGCCATGAAAGACGGCAATGAGATTCTCTTTGTGAAGAACAATTACCTCCTTCCGACCTCCGATGGGCCTGTGAAGCGGGGCCGGGGCCGGCCCCCGAAGGTCAAGGAGGGTCCTCCCCCTGCTGGGGCTAATGTGGGCCCCCCACGCCCCCGGGGCCGCCCGAAGAAGGACCCCAACGCCCCGCCTGCCCCGAAGAAGGCCAAGACCGCGGCTGCGACTGGGCCGCCGAGCGGGAGGCCGAGGGGCCGGCCCAGGAAGGTGCAGCCGTTGCAGAATGGTGTGGAGGCATGA
- the LOC121787591 gene encoding glucan endo-1,3-beta-glucosidase 2-like has product MAKRMALVLLLLVLTVSAVSADEEAFIGVNIGTELSDMPHPTQVVALLKAQQLRNVRLYDADRGMLLALANTGIRVAITVPNEQLLGIGQSNSTAANWVAQNVVAHYPATNITTICVGSEVLTAMPNVAPVLINALKYIQSALVASNLARQIKVSTPLASSMILDSFPPSKAFFNQTWNPVLIPMLKFLQSTGSYFMLNVYPYFDYMQSNGVIPLDYALFKPLPANKEAVDSNTLLHYTNVFDAMVDAAYFAMADLNVTNVPVLVTESGWPSKGDSNEPDANAENANTYNSNLIRHVLKKTGTPKHPSIAVSTYIYELYNEDMKEGPLSEKNWGLFDSDGKPIYILRLTDSGSVLTNDTTNQTYCSAKPGVDSKMLQAALDWACGPGKVDCAPLLQGQACYEPDNVAAHATYAFDTYYHQMGRAPGSCDFNGVATITTTNPSHGSCIFPGSDRNGSLLNSTIPAMDTKSASSVAMFEYMNAFSIANALIGALWIAVVS; this is encoded by the exons ATGGCGAAGAGAATGGCATTGGTGCTGTTACTTTTGGTTTTGACAGTGTCAGCTGTTTCTGCTGATGAAg AAGCGTTCATCGGAGTGAACATTGGAACGGAGCTCTCAGATATGCCTCATCCAACTCAGGTGGTTGCACTTCTCAAAGCCCAGCAACTCCGTAATGTCAGGCTGTACGATGCAGACCGCGGCATGCTTCTTGCACTTGCCAATACAGGGATCAGAGTTGCCATCACCGTGCCCAACGAGCAACTTCTAGGCATTGGTCAGTCCAACTCAACTGCTGCTAATTGGGTTGCacagaatgtggtggcgcattaccCTGCCACCAATATCACCACAATCTGTGTTGGTTCTGAGGTTCTGACTGCCATGCCGAATGTGGCACCTGTCTTGATCAATGCTCTCAAATATATTCAGTCGGCGCTTGTGGCATCCAATCTCGCCAGGCAAATCAAAGTGTCGACCCCCCTTGCTTCCTCCATGATCCTAGATTCTTTCCCACCGTCTAAAGCCTTCTTTAACCAGACCTGGAATCCGGTGTTGATCCCTATGCTCAAGTTCTTGCAATCCACAGGCTCATATTTCATGCTCAATGTGTATCCTTACTTTGATTACATGCAGTCTAATGGTGTAATTCCGTTAGACTATGCGCTCTTCAAGCCTCTCCCGGCTAACAAGGAAGCCGTGGACTCAAACACACTCCTCCACTACACTAATGTCTTTGATGCCATGGTTGATGCTGCATATTTCGCAATGGCTGACCTTAATGTCACTAACGTTCCTGTTCTGGTCACCGAGTCTGGATGGCCATCGAAAGGGGATTCCAACGAGCCAGATGCCAATGCGGAGAATGCCAACACTTACAACAGCAACTTAATAAGGCATGTGCTGAAGAAAACAGGAACTCCCAAGCATCCCAGCATTGCTGTTAGTACTTACATTTATGAGCTCTACAACGAAGACATGAAAGAGGGACCTCTCTCGGAGAAGAACTGGGGCTTGTTCGATTCAGATGGAAAGCCAATATACATTTTGCGCTTGACTGACTCAGGATCCGTACTGACAAACGACACCACAAACCAGACTTACTGTTCTGCAAAGCCAGGTGTGGACTCGAAAATGCTGCAGGCTGCGTTGGACTGGGCTTGTGGACCCGGGAAAGTGGACTGTGCACCGTTGTTGCAGGGGCAAGCGTGCTACGAACCAGACAACGTGGCTGCACATGCAACATACGCGTTTGACACTTATTACCATCAGATGGGGAGGGCTCCCGGAAGCTGTGATTTCAATGGAGTGGCAACTATCACCACTACCAATCCAA GTCACGGTTCATGCATATTCCCCGGAAG TGACAGGAACGGTTCGCTTTTAAACAGCACCATTCCAGCTATGGACACGAAAAGTGCAAGCTCTGTGGCCATGTTCGAATACATGAATGCTTTTTCCATAGCGAATGCTCTGATTGGAGCACTATGGATTGCAGTTGTATCGTAG
- the LOC121787621 gene encoding myosin-binding protein 2-like, producing the protein MRLTQKTKAAPQLNLLHSTKATKPASIHTQEHHSCFLLLHRKEASMAANKFATMLHKNCPKMIVILVYAFLEWILILLLLLNSLFSHLIAKFVEFFGLKPSCPWCSTLDHRFDHVCEAHGAKISKMTFCPTHNKLAPDSHSLCIRCSSSTGAMNDVSSTVAFFTWRSENAGGEEARCSCCDDQIFTTHQSIPFKPTWDLLLEYVHKHKLGYEAKKETEFQENGRDDGDGKKAEDSNVEVEEWDSSHTADEPFSQGRNEDEESEYIEDMLLQNAELMDSDRFICIELIDTDTEAAAAPTPTNSSEDDTKIDGAALAHKIGLIESNNIEQLSRNESHTIEALYAELEEEREAAAEAAKESMAMITKLQEEKAAMQMEAVQYQRMMEEQAEYDQEALQLLNDLIIKRDKENKQLHEKLQMYKLTPTTSQNKTRMTHSIDSEHEMADVTLAEFDEERASILEQVKVLCDDHNDHPMAKKLLPLFDGAEDDEEEMVLMEDVYERLQALEADSDFLKHCIRSMSKGNEGMALLQEIMQHLRDLKSVQAKLL; encoded by the exons ATGAGATTAACTCAGAAAACAAAAGCAGCACCACAACTAAATCTCCTCCATTCCACAAAGGCAACCAAGCCAGCTTCAATTCATACACAAGAGCACCATTCATGTTTTCTTCTTCTGCATAGGAAAGAAGCATCCATGGCTGCCAACAAGTTTGCAACCATGCTACACAAAAACTGCCCCAAAATGATAGTGATTCTAGTGTATGCATTTCTTGAATGGATCCTAatactcctcctcctcctcaactcCCTCTTCTCACATCTCATTGCAAAGTTTGTCGAATTCTTCGGCCTTAAACCATCCTGCCCATGGTGCTCCACACTAGATCACCGCTTTGATCATGTGTGTGAGGCACACGGTGCAAAGATAAGCAAGATGACCTTCTGCCCCACGCACAACAAGTTGGCCCCCGACTCCCACAGTTTGTGCATCCGTTGCTCTTCTTCTACTGGAGCCATGAATGATGTTTCATCCACGGTTGCCTTCTTTACATGGAGGAGCGAGAACGCAGGAGGCGAGGAGGCGAGATGTTCGTGCTGTGATGATCAAATTTTCACCACACATCAATCTATTCCCTTCAAGCCTACTTGGGATCTTCTTCTTGAATATGTGCATAAGCATAAGCTAGGGTATGAAGCGAAAAAGGAGACTGAATTTCAAGAAAATGGTAGAGATGATGGTGATGGAAAAAAGGCTGAGGATTCAAATGTTGAGGTTGAAGAATGGGACTCTAGCCACACAGCTGATGAGCCCTTCAGCCAAGGGCGAAACGAGGACGAGGAATCCGAGTACATAGAAGACATGCTTTTGCAGAATGCAGAGTTGATGGACTCAGATAGATTCATCTGCATAGAGCTCATCGACACAGACACAGAAGCAGCTGCAGCTCCCACACCCACAAATAGCTCTGAAGATGACACAAAGATTGATGGAGCAGCACTTGCACATAAAATTGGCCTAATTGAATCCAACAATATAG AGCAATTGAGCAGAAACGAGAGCCACACGATCGAGGCACTATACGCAGAGctagaggaagaaagagaagcTGCAGCAGAGGCGGCCAAGGAAAGCATGGCTATGATAACGAAGCTCCAAGAAGAGAAGGCGGCGATGCAGATGGAGGCGGTGCAGTACCAGAGGATGATGGAGGAGCAAGCCGAATACGACCAAGAAGCGCTCCAGCTCCTCAACGACCTCATCATCAAACGAGACAAGGAGAATAAGCAGCTCCACGAGAAGCTCCAAATGTACAAGCTCACCCCAACGACATCTCAAAACAAAACAAGGATGACTCATTCAATTGATTCGGAACACGAAATGGCAGATGTAACTCTAGCTGAATTCGACGAGGAAAGGGCGTCCATCCTCGAGCAAGTTAAGGTTTTGTGTGATGATCATAATGATCATCCAATGGCGAAGAAACTACTACCACTTTTCGATGGAGCagaagatgatgaagaggagatGGTTTTGATGGAGGATGTTTATGAGAGGCTGCAAGCTCTTGAAGCAGATAGTGATTTTCTGAAACACTGCATTCGGTCGATGAGCAAGGGTAATGAGGGGATGGCTCTTCTCCAAGAAATTATGCAGCATCTTCGTGATCTCAAATCCGTACAGGCAAAGCTTCTCTAG